Proteins from one Mucilaginibacter jinjuensis genomic window:
- a CDS encoding VOC family protein → MQFKVNLDTIILYVQNVDNLKAFYTNTFNLKIVEEYQSTWTLLDAGNSKIGLHKIGEQYWDESKGSFKFNNNTKIVFEIDKDLNQVREYLVNQNVSMRDIKTFDNYDYWLCDGEDPEGNVFQLKQRK, encoded by the coding sequence TTTACGTACAAAACGTAGATAACCTAAAAGCTTTCTACACCAATACCTTCAATCTTAAAATTGTTGAGGAATACCAATCAACCTGGACGTTGTTAGATGCAGGCAATTCTAAAATCGGCCTGCACAAAATTGGTGAGCAATATTGGGACGAAAGCAAAGGATCATTCAAATTCAATAACAACACCAAAATTGTTTTTGAGATAGATAAAGATCTTAATCAGGTTCGGGAATATTTAGTTAATCAGAACGTATCTATGCGGGATATTAAAACTTTCGATAACTACGATTATTGGCTTTGCGATGGCGAGGATCCGGAAGGAAATGTATTTCAGTTGAAGCAGCGGAAGTAA
- the ilvD gene encoding dihydroxy-acid dehydratase — translation MSTTTDTEQSVELNRYSKTLTADPTQPAAQAMLYGIGLTDDDLKKPQVGIASMGYDGNTCNMHLNDLAKVIKTSTWDENMVGLIFNTIGVSDGMSNGTEGMRYSLVSRDIIADSIEAVCGAQYYDGLITIPGCDKNMPGSLIAMGRLNRPSIMVYGGTIKPGHWKGEDLNIVSAFEALGKKIAGQIDDVDFMGIVKNACPSAGACGGIYTANTMAAAIEALGMSLPYSSSNPALSEEKQAECRAAGKYIYKLLEKDIKPSDIMTRKAFENAIITIMVMGGSTNAVLHLIAMAKSVDVPLTQDDFQELTNRTPLLADMKPSGKYMMEDLHNVGGVPAVMKYLLKLGWLHGDCLTVTGQTLAENLAEVPELDFDTQKVILPVEKAIKATGHLQILYGNLATGGSVAKITGKEGERFEGPARVFDGEFELIHGIQSGRVKAGDVVVIRNVGPKGAPGMPEMLKPTSAIFGAGLGSSVALITDGRFSGGTHGFVVGHITPEAYDGGGIAFVKDEDKIIIDATTNQINLIISDEEMAARKAAWVQPKLKVTKGVLYKYAKSVTTAAEGCVTDGE, via the coding sequence ATGAGTACTACTACTGATACCGAACAAAGCGTAGAATTAAACCGCTACAGTAAAACCTTAACCGCCGACCCTACCCAACCGGCTGCACAGGCCATGCTTTATGGTATTGGTTTAACTGATGATGATTTGAAAAAACCCCAGGTTGGCATTGCCAGCATGGGTTACGATGGCAATACCTGTAACATGCACTTAAACGACTTAGCCAAAGTGATTAAGACAAGTACATGGGATGAAAACATGGTAGGCCTTATATTTAATACCATTGGCGTAAGCGATGGTATGAGCAACGGTACCGAAGGTATGCGTTACTCCTTAGTAAGCCGTGACATTATTGCCGACTCTATCGAAGCTGTTTGCGGCGCGCAATATTATGATGGTTTAATTACCATCCCGGGTTGTGATAAAAACATGCCGGGTTCATTAATAGCTATGGGCCGTTTAAATCGTCCTTCTATCATGGTATATGGTGGTACTATTAAACCAGGCCACTGGAAAGGTGAAGATTTAAACATCGTATCAGCATTCGAAGCTCTGGGTAAAAAAATTGCCGGACAGATAGATGATGTTGATTTTATGGGCATCGTTAAAAATGCTTGTCCAAGTGCAGGTGCTTGTGGTGGTATTTATACTGCAAACACCATGGCTGCAGCTATCGAAGCTTTGGGTATGAGCTTGCCATATTCATCATCAAACCCTGCTTTGAGCGAAGAAAAACAAGCAGAATGCCGCGCAGCAGGAAAATACATTTATAAACTGCTGGAAAAAGATATTAAGCCTTCGGACATCATGACCCGCAAGGCATTTGAGAACGCCATTATCACCATTATGGTAATGGGTGGTTCTACCAACGCGGTGCTTCACTTAATTGCGATGGCAAAAAGTGTAGATGTGCCATTAACACAAGATGATTTTCAGGAATTAACAAACCGCACCCCGTTATTGGCCGATATGAAGCCAAGCGGTAAATACATGATGGAAGACCTGCACAATGTAGGCGGTGTTCCGGCGGTAATGAAATATTTATTGAAACTGGGTTGGTTACATGGCGATTGCCTTACCGTAACCGGCCAAACACTGGCAGAAAACTTAGCCGAAGTTCCTGAACTGGATTTCGATACTCAAAAAGTAATTCTTCCGGTTGAAAAAGCCATTAAAGCTACAGGTCACTTACAGATCCTTTACGGAAACCTGGCTACCGGTGGTAGTGTTGCCAAAATTACAGGTAAAGAAGGCGAGCGTTTTGAAGGCCCTGCCCGCGTATTTGATGGCGAGTTCGAACTGATCCACGGGATCCAAAGCGGACGCGTTAAGGCTGGCGATGTTGTGGTTATCCGCAATGTTGGCCCTAAAGGTGCGCCTGGTATGCCAGAGATGCTGAAACCAACCTCTGCTATTTTCGGTGCAGGTTTGGGCAGTTCAGTAGCGCTGATTACTGATGGCCGTTTCTCTGGTGGTACACACGGTTTCGTAGTAGGCCACATTACACCGGAGGCTTATGATGGTGGTGGTATTGCTTTTGTAAAAGATGAAGATAAGATCATCATCGATGCAACAACAAACCAGATCAACCTCATCATCAGTGATGAAGAAATGGCGGCCCGCAAAGCAGCATGGGTTCAGCCTAAATTAAAAGTTACTAAAGGAGTTTTATACAAATATGCCAAAAGCGTTACCACAGCTGCAGAAGGTTGTGTAACGGATGGAGAATAA